The genomic stretch TCCCAACGGGTCGGGTAAGACCACGCTGTTGAACCTGGTGGCCGGTCGCCTGAAACCGGACGAGGGTGAGGTGCGTTGGATGGAGAAGGCCGTCACCGCAAGCACGGCGGCCTACCTGCGCAGCGAACCCTATTTCTATCCCCTCAGTACGGGCCGGGAGCACCTGGCCCTCTTTTCCCACCGCAACCCGGGGTTCCGCGTGGAGAGGTGGAACGAGCTCTTCAGGCTGCCCCTGGACGATCTCATCGAGACCTATTCCAGCGGGATGAAGAAAAAGCTTGCCCTGATGGGCGTTGTGGCACTGGACCGTCCCCTGCTCCTGCTGGATGAGCCCTTCAACAACCTCGACCTCGAATCCAACCAGC from Balneolaceae bacterium encodes the following:
- a CDS encoding ABC transporter ATP-binding protein, whose product is MLKLDQLSFAYEQEEVICDLSMELSKGAIHGLLGPNGSGKTTLLNLVAGRLKPDEGEVRWMEKAVTASTAAYLRSEPYFYPLSTGREHLALFSHRNPGFRVERWNELFRLPLDDLIETYSSGMKKKLALMGVVALDRPLLLLDEPFNNLDLESNQLIGRMLELLAEKGTLVILTSHILEILTAMCGSIHVMQEGRIGESVENEFFGEWKEGYRKQDLEEASRKLRSLL